From the Patescibacteria group bacterium genome, one window contains:
- a CDS encoding ABC transporter permease: MKTSNGVETIIRPKKTFSLNDIKEIWQYRELLYFFTWRDLKVRYKQTAIGVAWAIFQPFTTMIVFSIFFGGLAKMPSDGIPYPIFVYVGLLLWQFFSSALSETSSCLISNQSIITKVYFPRLILPLASTLTKLVDFAVASIILVGLMAYYHYTPNLAGLLILPLLLLISFMAAVSIGLFLASINVKYRDVRYALPFFIQIMLFLTPVIYPPSIAGKYSWILAINPMTGVIKAARSALLGGAPINWELLGISGITCFILLIFGVIYFKKTERYFADII, from the coding sequence ATGAAAACTTCTAACGGGGTGGAAACAATAATCAGGCCGAAAAAAACTTTTTCTTTAAATGACATAAAAGAAATCTGGCAATACCGCGAGTTGCTCTATTTTTTTACTTGGCGCGATTTAAAAGTCAGATATAAGCAAACCGCCATCGGCGTGGCTTGGGCTATTTTCCAGCCGTTTACCACCATGATTGTTTTTAGCATCTTTTTCGGCGGCTTGGCCAAAATGCCTTCCGACGGCATCCCTTATCCGATCTTCGTTTATGTCGGCCTGTTACTCTGGCAATTTTTTTCTTCGGCTTTAAGCGAAACGTCAAGCTGTTTGATTTCCAACCAATCAATCATTACTAAAGTTTATTTTCCGCGCCTGATCCTGCCGCTAGCCTCTACTCTAACTAAATTAGTTGACTTCGCGGTCGCTTCAATTATTTTAGTCGGTCTGATGGCCTATTACCATTACACACCGAATTTAGCCGGCCTATTAATTCTGCCTCTGCTTTTACTTATAAGTTTCATGGCCGCGGTAAGCATCGGCTTATTTTTAGCTTCAATCAACGTTAAGTACCGCGACGTGCGCTATGCTCTGCCGTTTTTTATCCAGATTATGTTATTTTTAACGCCGGTAATTTACCCGCCTTCAATTGCAGGAAAATATTCCTGGATTTTAGCCATTAACCCCATGACCGGAGTAATTAAAGCCGCGCGTTCGGCGCTACTCGGCGGCGCGCCGATTAACTGGGAACTCTTAGGCATCTCCGGTATTACCTGCTTTATTTTACTGATTTTCGGCGTAATTTACTTTAAAAAAACCGAAAGATATTTCGCGGACATCATTTAA